Proteins encoded together in one Thermoplasmatales archaeon BRNA1 window:
- a CDS encoding Dehydrogenases (flavoproteins), which yields MEADVAIIGSGPSGSAASFFLSKSGLKVVCIERLTGDRYRRYHSLCGECISRKGIRTVGIRDNEIRNRIDSIYIDWAGRRTLRIGIKGYIIDRNMVLDRLRTEAHQNGAMFVNGSVLRIIRNGERYIIRLHGGSEIVSKYIIGADGAFSVVRRDLFGTKPKMNIPAETFIVPRVEGTDDHSIRFSLGSGNGSAYSWTFPSGDGSNIGCSPKVLEVSEYSLKGTRYIPIGGLEHIVNGNAALIGDAGAMVNPLTFGGLRIALDSAAKMSECLVKGDLARYERWWKKSRRSDPRFMQLREDFTYCSDSQIDEFSKHMNRDGLYLNGFISILRHPKRAWRYFGCLFAIRLGW from the coding sequence ATGGAAGCGGATGTAGCCATCATAGGTTCAGGACCTTCGGGGTCCGCCGCTTCTTTCTTCCTTTCCAAGTCGGGACTCAAGGTTGTCTGCATCGAGAGACTGACCGGAGACCGTTACAGGAGATACCACTCCCTCTGCGGCGAATGCATCAGCCGCAAGGGAATTAGGACCGTCGGCATCAGGGACAACGAGATCCGCAACCGCATCGACAGCATCTACATCGACTGGGCCGGGAGAAGGACCCTCAGGATCGGAATCAAGGGGTACATCATCGACCGCAACATGGTCCTCGACAGACTCCGCACCGAAGCACATCAGAACGGCGCTATGTTCGTAAACGGTTCCGTGCTCCGCATCATCCGCAACGGAGAACGTTACATCATCAGGCTCCACGGGGGTTCCGAGATTGTTTCGAAATACATCATCGGAGCCGACGGTGCATTCTCCGTCGTGCGCAGGGACCTCTTCGGAACCAAGCCCAAGATGAACATTCCCGCGGAGACGTTCATAGTTCCCAGGGTCGAGGGCACCGATGACCACTCCATACGTTTCAGTCTAGGTTCCGGGAACGGCAGTGCGTATTCGTGGACCTTCCCTTCCGGGGACGGAAGCAACATCGGCTGTTCTCCGAAGGTCCTCGAGGTTTCCGAGTATTCTCTGAAGGGTACCCGCTACATCCCCATCGGGGGTTTGGAACACATCGTCAACGGCAACGCCGCTCTCATCGGTGATGCGGGTGCGATGGTCAACCCTCTCACCTTCGGCGGTCTGAGGATCGCGCTCGATTCGGCGGCAAAGATGTCCGAGTGTCTTGTCAAAGGAGACCTCGCACGCTACGAGAGGTGGTGGAAGAAATCCCGCAGGTCCGATCCCCGCTTCATGCAGCTCCGTGAGGATTTCACCTATTGCTCGGATTCGCAGATCGACGAATTTTCGAAGCACATGAACCGCGACGGACTCTACCTCAACGGCTTCATCTCGATCCTCCGCCATCCGAAGCGTGCATGGAGGTATTTCGGCTGCCTCTTCGCTATCCGTTTAGGGTGGTGA
- a CDS encoding Sel1 repeat protein, whose protein sequence is MTDIGSDPEHMYEVGVSYITGTGRPQNSEEGAKYISMAAEKGYLPAIRDLGVLYLSGNGVERDYRRAYDNLKKAADDLDPNAMYHLALMYENGLGVEKDLYEALRLMGFAAGSNFSGAIQDAQRIEDIIDEERRKKLNSRPVLNLEVSDVDVEECCCKKMLDAVLAKDYYVVDTYQGPMLVSEDEEGYETPITECPFCHKKAVRVQRDKQY, encoded by the coding sequence ATGACTGACATCGGCAGCGACCCCGAACACATGTACGAGGTCGGTGTTTCCTACATCACCGGTACCGGACGCCCCCAGAACAGCGAAGAGGGAGCCAAATACATCTCCATGGCCGCAGAGAAGGGATACCTTCCCGCCATCCGCGACCTGGGGGTGCTCTATCTCAGCGGCAACGGGGTCGAGAGGGACTACAGGAGGGCGTACGACAACCTGAAGAAGGCCGCCGACGACCTGGACCCCAACGCCATGTACCACCTCGCGCTGATGTACGAGAACGGGCTCGGTGTCGAAAAGGACCTCTACGAGGCCCTCCGCCTCATGGGATTCGCCGCCGGATCCAACTTCTCCGGTGCCATACAGGATGCCCAGAGGATCGAGGATATCATCGACGAGGAGAGGAGGAAGAAGCTCAACTCCCGCCCCGTACTGAACCTCGAGGTCTCCGATGTGGACGTGGAGGAATGCTGCTGCAAGAAGATGCTCGATGCGGTACTCGCCAAGGACTACTACGTGGTCGACACCTACCAGGGCCCGATGCTGGTCTCCGAGGACGAGGAGGGCTACGAGACTCCCATCACGGAGTGCCCCTTCTGCCACAAGAAGGCCGTCCGCGTTCAGCGCGACAAGCAGTATTGA
- a CDS encoding TPR repeat protein, SEL1 subfamily: MAGPADDSKGFILDTDDGEIEVGIREIEELAASEDPAGMYALGYAYLFGVCKDIDKGRGYDLLEKAAEKGNPEAKVLLVRMTFEGDYFGLDTEKCVQYSKDAADEGIAEGQLYYGVALMDGEGVEADPAAAAEMFRKAAMQGNQEARNSLAYMYLEGNGVEQDTGKAFTMFRTAAKAGNVNSQYQMGVCYETGTGCEKSYAEALRWYRKAADQGDAYAEDRIGIMYYNGDSTLKADPKKSFEWFLRAASNGIVDSMYSVGCYYADGFGCEKDISEARKWLNMAKDNGHEEAGTLLDRLADL, translated from the coding sequence ATGGCAGGCCCCGCAGACGATTCCAAGGGATTCATCCTCGATACCGACGACGGAGAGATAGAGGTCGGAATCAGGGAGATCGAGGAACTCGCCGCCTCTGAGGACCCCGCTGGCATGTACGCCCTGGGATACGCCTATCTTTTCGGGGTCTGCAAGGATATAGACAAGGGCAGGGGCTACGACCTGCTGGAGAAGGCTGCCGAGAAGGGGAATCCAGAGGCCAAGGTGCTCCTCGTCAGGATGACCTTCGAGGGGGATTATTTCGGCCTCGACACCGAGAAATGCGTGCAGTACTCCAAGGATGCCGCCGACGAGGGCATCGCCGAGGGACAGCTGTACTACGGCGTCGCGCTCATGGACGGCGAGGGTGTCGAGGCGGATCCAGCTGCAGCGGCCGAGATGTTCAGGAAGGCCGCGATGCAGGGGAACCAGGAGGCCAGGAACTCCCTGGCATACATGTACCTCGAGGGCAACGGCGTCGAACAGGACACCGGGAAGGCCTTCACCATGTTCCGCACCGCCGCCAAGGCAGGCAACGTGAACTCCCAGTACCAGATGGGGGTGTGCTACGAGACCGGTACGGGGTGCGAGAAGAGCTATGCCGAGGCCCTCAGATGGTACAGGAAGGCCGCCGACCAGGGGGATGCCTACGCCGAAGACCGCATCGGCATCATGTACTACAACGGAGACTCCACCCTCAAGGCCGACCCAAAGAAGTCCTTCGAATGGTTCCTGCGGGCCGCAAGCAACGGGATCGTCGACTCCATGTACTCCGTCGGATGCTACTACGCGGACGGTTTCGGATGCGAGAAGGACATCTCCGAGGCCCGCAAGTGGCTGAACATGGCCAAGGACAACGGCCACGAGGAGGCCGGTACACTCCTGGACAGACTGGCGGATCTCTGA
- a CDS encoding putative oxidoreductases of the aldo/keto reductase family, translating to MLYKDFKGKRISQLAFGCMRLPCICGDDSKPDPEKTKELVKYAMEHGINYYDTAWGYHAGNSETVIGEALSAYPRDSFYLADKFPGYDVSNMPKAEEIFEQQLKKCRTDYFDFYLIHNVCELNIRQYLDPQFGIKDYFVKQVKNGRIKHLGFSVHGEMDCLNAFLEVYGDAMEFCQIQINYFDWNFQHAKEKVERVSELGIPVWVMEPLRGGKLANIDGEHMAELERFRPGVSAVEWAFRFLQSIPEVTTTLTGMSDFEQQKVKIDCYGEEKPLTGKEFETIVRIGDEMAASGTVPCTSCRYCVTHCQKNLDIPLLIARYNQHLVTEVDFITPMAMGGTPKEQWPDACVGCRKCEKVCPQQIKISEIMKKFSKILEEGSPF from the coding sequence ATGCTCTACAAGGACTTCAAAGGAAAGAGAATCTCACAGCTCGCGTTCGGCTGCATGCGCCTTCCCTGCATCTGCGGGGACGACTCCAAGCCGGATCCGGAGAAGACGAAGGAGCTCGTGAAGTACGCCATGGAGCACGGCATCAACTACTACGACACCGCCTGGGGATACCACGCCGGGAACTCCGAGACGGTCATCGGGGAGGCCCTCTCCGCCTATCCCAGGGATTCCTTCTATCTCGCGGACAAGTTCCCAGGTTACGACGTCTCCAACATGCCCAAGGCGGAGGAGATCTTCGAGCAGCAGCTGAAGAAGTGCAGGACCGATTACTTCGACTTCTACCTCATCCACAACGTCTGCGAGCTCAACATCAGGCAGTATCTGGACCCCCAGTTCGGCATCAAGGACTACTTCGTGAAGCAGGTGAAGAACGGCAGGATCAAGCATCTGGGATTCTCCGTCCACGGCGAGATGGACTGCCTCAACGCCTTCCTCGAGGTCTACGGGGACGCGATGGAGTTCTGCCAGATCCAGATCAACTACTTCGACTGGAACTTCCAGCACGCCAAGGAGAAGGTCGAGAGGGTCTCCGAACTGGGGATCCCCGTATGGGTGATGGAGCCCCTCAGGGGAGGAAAGCTGGCGAACATCGACGGTGAGCACATGGCGGAACTGGAGAGGTTCAGGCCCGGAGTGTCGGCCGTGGAGTGGGCGTTCCGCTTCCTGCAGTCCATCCCGGAGGTCACCACGACCCTGACCGGCATGTCCGATTTCGAGCAGCAGAAGGTCAAGATCGACTGTTACGGGGAGGAGAAACCCCTCACAGGAAAGGAGTTCGAGACCATCGTGAGGATAGGCGACGAGATGGCTGCCTCGGGGACGGTGCCCTGCACCTCCTGCAGGTACTGCGTCACCCACTGCCAGAAGAACCTGGACATCCCCCTGCTGATCGCACGCTACAACCAGCACCTGGTAACCGAGGTGGATTTCATCACCCCCATGGCCATGGGAGGCACTCCCAAGGAACAGTGGCCTGATGCGTGCGTAGGGTGCAGGAAGTGCGAGAAGGTCTGTCCCCAGCAGATCAAGATCAGCGAGATCATGAAGAAGTTCTCGAAGATACTGGAGGAAGGATCACCGTTCTGA
- a CDS encoding Fe-S oxidoreductase, whose product MFIPTTKEEMKEKGWDSLDIILVSGDTYIDSPYNGAAMIGHYLIDRGFRVGIICQPVTDDASDISRLGSPRLFWSVTAGCVDSMVANYTPTGKFRKDDDFTPGGVNDRRPDRACIAYSNLIKRFCKGKPIVLGGIEASLRRVVHYDAWSDSLRRSVIFDAKADAITYGMAELSNLELARCMAEGRDWHSVRGICYIGKEVPEGYLEIPSYEECLSDPKEFSRAFRGFYENCDPVTAVGLAQRHGDRYMVQNPPQRLLTPEELDSVYMSGYEYAVHPFYAKDGPVKAMDTIKNSITSHRGCYGECSFCAIAVHQGRTVVSRTADSIVKEAERITKLPGFNGIIYDVGGPTADMWGFECKKKLRDGACRDRKCLYPRPCRLLPIDHGCQIDLLNRISSVPGVKKVFVTSGIRYDMVVFDDGHGRDYVDCIVKDHVSGQLKIAPEHVNREVLALMGKPEPNVLLDFKDMFDKSNRRFGKRQFLTYYFIAAHPGCGNRSMEELSHFCRNELKTNPEQVQIFTPTPSTVSTLMYYTRRDYADRRNVWSEHVPQLKQKQKDIVVKGPRDYGKKGRRSER is encoded by the coding sequence ATGTTCATACCGACCACCAAGGAGGAGATGAAGGAGAAGGGATGGGATTCCCTCGACATCATCCTGGTGAGCGGTGACACCTACATAGATTCGCCCTACAACGGAGCGGCGATGATCGGCCATTATCTCATCGACCGCGGATTCAGGGTCGGTATCATCTGTCAACCCGTGACGGACGATGCTTCCGACATCTCACGTCTGGGTTCACCGAGATTGTTCTGGTCCGTTACCGCAGGATGCGTCGACTCCATGGTCGCCAACTACACCCCCACCGGGAAGTTCCGCAAGGACGACGATTTCACCCCCGGAGGGGTCAACGACCGCCGCCCGGACAGGGCATGCATCGCATACTCCAACCTGATCAAGAGGTTCTGCAAGGGGAAGCCCATCGTGCTCGGCGGCATCGAGGCCTCCCTCAGACGCGTCGTCCACTACGACGCATGGTCGGATTCTCTGAGGAGATCGGTCATCTTCGATGCGAAAGCCGACGCCATCACATACGGCATGGCCGAGCTCTCCAACCTCGAACTCGCCCGCTGCATGGCCGAAGGGAGGGATTGGCATTCCGTCAGGGGCATCTGCTACATCGGGAAGGAGGTGCCCGAGGGTTATCTCGAGATCCCTTCGTACGAGGAATGTCTCTCCGACCCGAAGGAATTCTCCAGGGCGTTCAGGGGATTCTACGAGAACTGCGACCCCGTAACTGCCGTGGGGCTCGCCCAGAGGCACGGGGACCGCTACATGGTGCAGAACCCCCCTCAGAGGCTCCTGACGCCCGAGGAGCTCGATTCCGTGTACATGTCCGGCTACGAATACGCCGTGCATCCGTTCTATGCCAAGGACGGCCCCGTGAAGGCCATGGACACCATCAAGAACTCGATCACGTCCCACCGCGGATGCTACGGCGAATGCTCTTTCTGCGCCATCGCCGTCCACCAGGGGAGGACGGTGGTCTCACGTACCGCGGATTCCATCGTCAAGGAGGCGGAGAGGATAACCAAACTGCCGGGATTCAACGGCATAATCTACGACGTCGGGGGCCCCACCGCCGACATGTGGGGATTCGAATGCAAAAAAAAGCTCAGGGACGGGGCGTGCAGGGACAGGAAATGCCTCTACCCCAGGCCCTGCAGGTTGCTGCCCATCGACCACGGATGCCAGATCGACCTCCTGAACAGGATCTCTTCCGTTCCCGGTGTGAAGAAGGTGTTCGTAACTTCGGGGATACGCTATGACATGGTTGTCTTCGACGACGGGCACGGCCGGGATTACGTGGACTGCATAGTGAAGGACCACGTCTCCGGACAGCTGAAGATCGCACCCGAACACGTTAACAGGGAGGTTCTCGCACTCATGGGGAAACCCGAACCCAACGTCCTGCTGGACTTCAAGGACATGTTCGACAAGTCCAACAGGAGGTTCGGGAAGCGGCAGTTCCTCACGTACTACTTCATTGCGGCACATCCCGGATGCGGCAACCGCTCCATGGAGGAGCTCTCGCACTTCTGCCGCAACGAACTGAAGACAAATCCGGAACAGGTCCAGATATTCACCCCGACACCCTCCACGGTGTCCACGCTGATGTACTACACCAGGAGGGATTACGCAGACAGGCGCAACGTCTGGTCGGAGCACGTTCCCCAGCTGAAGCAGAAGCAGAAGGACATCGTCGTGAAGGGGCCGCGGGACTATGGGAAGAAAGGGCGCCGTTCAGAACGGTGA
- a CDS encoding Acetyltransferase (GNAT) family: MFRTAFIGWNRVDELREFAEPVWREVFSPMLIGGEEEAMYLFNTWQSKDAVLKDMEDGFLYGFAFDGGKKIGYFCLRIEGESMFISKCYLHRDARHKGFGSALQQFMIQYGREHGCSRAYLHVNVRNVDAIRSYKRNGFQITLHEVTDRGCGNATNDYVMEREI; this comes from the coding sequence ATGTTCCGCACCGCATTCATCGGATGGAACAGGGTAGACGAGCTCAGGGAGTTCGCGGAGCCCGTCTGGAGGGAGGTTTTCTCCCCGATGCTAATCGGCGGCGAGGAGGAGGCCATGTACCTGTTCAACACCTGGCAGTCGAAGGACGCCGTCCTGAAGGATATGGAGGACGGTTTCCTCTACGGCTTCGCCTTCGACGGAGGGAAGAAGATCGGATACTTCTGCCTCAGGATCGAGGGAGAGAGCATGTTCATCAGCAAATGCTACCTCCACAGGGATGCCAGGCACAAGGGGTTCGGCTCAGCCCTCCAGCAGTTCATGATCCAATACGGGAGGGAACACGGCTGTTCCCGCGCCTATCTCCACGTCAACGTCCGCAACGTGGATGCGATAAGGTCTTACAAGCGGAACGGTTTCCAGATAACGCTGCACGAGGTGACGGACCGCGGATGCGGTAACGCCACCAACGACTACGTTATGGAAAGGGAAATCTGA
- a CDS encoding Acetyltransferase (GNAT) family encodes MTEFRELGRESALEIRDFIHPIWHEAYDPILVGGAESAEKFFHRFTGKDAVLAAFDRGCRYWEIVVDGEVAGIIAAEVTGDSLFISKLYILGKYRHTGLAQETLEFLFGIGRKSGCTSAYLKVNSENRMAKKAYAKAGFVYESSEQNVDDDGSYCLETHRRAL; translated from the coding sequence ATGACCGAGTTCCGCGAGCTCGGAAGGGAAAGCGCCCTGGAGATCCGGGATTTCATCCATCCCATCTGGCACGAGGCCTACGACCCCATACTCGTCGGGGGTGCCGAATCCGCCGAGAAGTTCTTCCACCGCTTCACGGGGAAGGATGCCGTCCTCGCCGCCTTCGACAGGGGCTGCAGGTACTGGGAGATTGTAGTGGACGGAGAGGTGGCGGGAATCATCGCCGCGGAGGTCACCGGGGATTCGCTGTTCATCAGCAAGCTGTACATCCTGGGGAAGTACCGCCACACGGGGCTTGCCCAGGAGACGCTCGAGTTCCTTTTCGGCATAGGCAGGAAGAGCGGATGCACCAGTGCATACCTCAAGGTGAATTCCGAGAACCGCATGGCCAAGAAAGCCTATGCCAAGGCCGGGTTCGTTTACGAATCGTCCGAACAGAACGTGGACGACGACGGCTCCTACTGCCTGGAAACACACAGGAGGGCCCTCTGA
- a CDS encoding Pyridoxal/pyridoxine/pyridoxamine kinase: MSEKRVLAVHDISCVGKCSLTVALPIISAAGIECSGMPTAVLSTHTGGFTGFTYRDLTSDLVPIADHWKTLDVKFDGIYTGFLGSFEQIDIVSQLIDDFGKDALVAVDPVMADNGQLYSIFDRTFPAGMRKLCSKADLILPNFTEATLMLGEEYVPGPYGRDYVEGLLKRLSGIGPSKIVLTGVFFDDSEVGAASYDAETGEIDYAFAETIPGYYHGTGDIFSSVVVSGLMNGLSLARSTAIAVDFTQRSIVRTHEAGTDVRFGVNFEAGIPKLLKDLGLSQ; the protein is encoded by the coding sequence ATGAGCGAGAAACGCGTCCTTGCCGTCCACGACATCTCCTGCGTCGGCAAGTGCTCCCTTACCGTGGCGCTGCCCATAATCTCCGCAGCCGGGATAGAGTGCAGCGGCATGCCCACCGCCGTCCTTTCCACCCACACCGGCGGTTTCACCGGTTTCACCTACCGCGACCTCACCTCCGACCTGGTGCCCATCGCCGACCACTGGAAGACCCTGGATGTGAAGTTCGACGGCATATACACCGGGTTCCTGGGGTCCTTCGAGCAGATCGACATAGTCTCCCAGCTTATAGACGATTTCGGGAAGGACGCCCTCGTGGCCGTCGACCCCGTCATGGCCGACAACGGCCAGCTGTATTCCATCTTCGACAGGACCTTCCCGGCAGGCATGAGGAAACTCTGCTCCAAGGCCGATTTGATCCTCCCCAATTTCACCGAGGCGACGCTGATGCTCGGCGAGGAGTACGTCCCCGGACCCTACGGCAGGGATTACGTCGAAGGTCTCCTGAAGAGGCTCTCCGGCATCGGGCCGTCCAAGATCGTCCTCACGGGCGTGTTCTTCGACGATTCCGAGGTCGGTGCCGCCTCCTACGATGCCGAGACCGGCGAGATCGATTACGCCTTCGCGGAGACCATCCCTGGATACTATCACGGCACGGGGGACATCTTCTCCTCCGTCGTGGTCTCAGGGCTCATGAACGGCCTCTCCCTCGCCAGATCCACGGCGATCGCCGTGGATTTCACCCAGAGGAGCATCGTGCGCACCCACGAGGCGGGAACGGATGTGCGCTTCGGGGTGAACTTCGAGGCAGGCATCCCCAAGCTCCTCAAGGACCTCGGACTGAGCCAATGA
- a CDS encoding Rad3-related DNA helicase has protein sequence MTEGGEWVAPTRAPKVVKNENKDAPYLPYEPRELQIDIISDIRSALDQSRHIVIESGTGTGKTIVSLAGSLEHAKRTGKKVVYITRTISQSDQVMKELRAINTIKPVSGITLTGRSKSCPLLMARPDFENLSPSALSTLCSDRKQKSQQNRAGGCPYFDKTLPQIDNIERYCKKEFPRSDELDIYCKNSGACPYEAKKAMMKDFDVIVAPYIHMIDPAIRDNFFQNLGMDEKDIVLIVDEAHNLMDAVREQESFTISSRLMSSALDECMAFNKPPVSSTMTLDDFVRAVRRVVKGLASKKIPLGEKEAMLEPREFETALASESGTDVTGLRSIVEKLTELGEKRQEAIADTDSPDSPLLDFAILLGKWVKSPEDRYIKVVRTNEEGEFIQASCIDPADVPAFLRKLPGAVHMSGTLQPLAQYARVMGLPDNTLPRKYPSPFPKENKKVVYATDVTSEFKTLKENPSMQKRLDDYVIRLCNSIDGNTLVFMPSYRVLKLMQPALEDGIDKPLYWELSGRQRQTMKNLDAFRSGRNGVFVCVMGGSIAEGMDFPGDQLCFAVIVGMPYAPPSLEIKAMKDMFDKRYGPGTGWKYTGEIPAVRKIRQAIGRLIRTETDRGMAVILDSRAARNARELEATPTQDPVGEAIMFFKGPRKG, from the coding sequence ATGACCGAGGGAGGGGAGTGGGTCGCACCCACCAGGGCCCCGAAGGTCGTCAAGAACGAGAACAAGGATGCCCCGTACCTCCCCTACGAGCCACGCGAGCTCCAGATAGACATCATCTCGGACATCAGGAGCGCCCTCGACCAGTCGAGGCACATCGTCATCGAATCCGGGACGGGTACCGGGAAGACCATCGTCTCCCTGGCAGGTTCCCTCGAGCATGCAAAGAGGACGGGGAAGAAGGTCGTCTACATCACGAGGACCATCTCCCAGTCCGACCAGGTTATGAAGGAACTCAGGGCGATCAACACCATCAAGCCCGTGTCCGGTATCACCCTCACGGGAAGGAGCAAGTCCTGCCCCCTGCTCATGGCGAGACCCGATTTCGAGAACCTCTCCCCTTCGGCTTTGTCCACACTCTGCAGCGACAGGAAGCAGAAGAGCCAGCAGAACCGCGCCGGAGGGTGCCCCTACTTCGACAAGACTCTTCCCCAGATCGACAACATCGAGAGGTACTGTAAGAAGGAGTTCCCCCGTTCGGACGAGCTCGACATCTATTGCAAGAACAGCGGTGCCTGCCCCTACGAGGCCAAGAAGGCCATGATGAAGGATTTCGACGTCATCGTCGCTCCCTACATCCACATGATCGACCCCGCCATCCGCGACAACTTCTTCCAGAACCTGGGGATGGATGAGAAGGACATAGTGCTCATAGTGGACGAGGCGCACAACCTCATGGACGCCGTCCGCGAGCAGGAGAGCTTCACGATATCCTCGAGGCTCATGTCATCCGCCCTGGACGAGTGCATGGCCTTCAACAAGCCCCCGGTGTCCAGCACCATGACCCTCGACGACTTCGTACGCGCGGTGAGGAGGGTGGTCAAGGGACTGGCCTCCAAGAAGATCCCGCTGGGGGAGAAGGAGGCCATGCTCGAGCCGAGGGAGTTCGAGACCGCCCTTGCCTCTGAATCAGGTACCGACGTGACCGGTCTGAGGTCCATCGTCGAGAAGCTCACGGAACTGGGAGAGAAGAGGCAGGAGGCAATCGCCGATACCGATTCCCCCGACTCCCCGCTGCTAGATTTCGCCATCCTTCTCGGGAAATGGGTCAAGTCCCCCGAGGACAGGTACATCAAGGTCGTCCGTACGAACGAGGAGGGCGAGTTCATACAGGCATCCTGCATCGATCCCGCCGACGTCCCCGCATTCCTCAGGAAGCTGCCGGGGGCCGTCCACATGTCCGGTACCCTTCAGCCTCTGGCGCAGTATGCCAGGGTCATGGGGCTGCCCGACAACACCCTCCCGAGGAAGTACCCCTCGCCCTTCCCCAAGGAGAACAAGAAGGTGGTCTACGCAACCGACGTCACCTCCGAGTTCAAGACCCTGAAGGAGAACCCCTCGATGCAGAAGAGACTGGACGACTACGTCATCAGGCTCTGCAACTCCATCGACGGGAACACCCTCGTTTTCATGCCTAGCTACCGCGTCCTGAAGCTCATGCAGCCCGCTCTCGAGGACGGCATCGACAAGCCCCTTTACTGGGAGCTTTCGGGCCGCCAGAGGCAGACGATGAAGAACCTGGATGCCTTCAGGAGCGGGAGGAACGGCGTATTCGTGTGCGTGATGGGAGGTTCCATAGCAGAGGGGATGGACTTCCCCGGAGACCAGCTCTGCTTCGCGGTCATCGTCGGCATGCCGTATGCCCCTCCGTCCCTGGAGATCAAGGCCATGAAGGACATGTTCGACAAGAGGTACGGTCCCGGGACGGGATGGAAGTACACAGGAGAGATCCCCGCGGTCAGGAAGATCCGCCAGGCCATCGGGCGTCTCATCAGGACGGAGACGGACAGGGGGATGGCCGTCATCCTGGACAGCAGGGCCGCCCGCAATGCAAGGGAATTGGAGGCTACACCCACTCAGGACCCTGTGGGGGAGGCCATAATGTTCTTCAAAGGCCCTAGGAAGGGTTGA
- a CDS encoding putative Na+-dependent transporter: MAAIDLLTDNRYWVAAGVVIALIVGSAGEMTSTLVIVALMLQMIASMEGLSFRGEDFRKESKPIVWSFVCCFGVCTLATLAIGSLFIGPYRTVWYGWVMLAAVPSAVSVISLSLMMRGNRVMSVLALTATYVVALGLTPLITTVLIGDAISPLEIFKYVLLFIAIPLLANIPLRRVPINRRAKLVFINVMFFSLLVLSIGKNRDFIFSEPYLVSLIIGACLIRTFAVSLVMIAFMKRRGAERDNSVVYMGFAVWKNSGLATTMCLALLPGMPESALPCALSLMIESIWFAVMTGYIGKTWPHADSPFAC; encoded by the coding sequence ATGGCCGCCATAGATCTCCTTACCGACAACCGTTACTGGGTGGCCGCGGGGGTCGTTATAGCCCTCATCGTAGGCTCGGCGGGTGAGATGACCTCAACCCTCGTCATCGTCGCCCTGATGCTGCAGATGATAGCTTCCATGGAGGGTCTGAGCTTCCGCGGGGAGGACTTCCGCAAGGAATCCAAGCCGATCGTGTGGTCGTTCGTCTGCTGTTTCGGCGTTTGCACCCTCGCTACTTTGGCCATAGGTTCGCTGTTCATCGGACCCTACCGCACCGTCTGGTACGGCTGGGTGATGCTCGCGGCCGTACCATCGGCGGTTTCCGTGATCTCACTGTCGCTGATGATGAGGGGGAACCGCGTGATGTCCGTGCTGGCGCTCACCGCCACGTACGTCGTCGCCCTCGGTCTCACCCCGCTTATCACCACCGTCCTCATCGGGGATGCCATCAGCCCCCTGGAGATCTTCAAGTACGTCCTGCTGTTCATCGCGATCCCGCTGCTGGCCAATATCCCCCTGAGAAGGGTCCCCATAAACCGCAGGGCCAAGCTGGTATTCATCAACGTGATGTTCTTCTCGCTCCTGGTCCTCTCCATCGGCAAGAACAGGGACTTCATATTCTCGGAACCGTACCTCGTGAGCCTAATCATCGGCGCCTGCCTGATCAGGACCTTCGCGGTGAGCCTCGTCATGATAGCGTTCATGAAGAGGAGGGGTGCCGAAAGGGACAACTCCGTGGTCTACATGGGATTCGCCGTATGGAAGAACTCTGGACTCGCCACCACGATGTGTCTAGCCCTCCTGCCCGGAATGCCGGAATCCGCACTGCCCTGCGCCCTCTCCCTCATGATCGAGAGCATTTGGTTCGCGGTAATGACCGGCTACATCGGGAAGACCTGGCCCCATGCGGACTCCCCCTTCGCCTGCTGA